AAAACTGCATTTGGATTCAGGTCACATAGCCAACAGCATGTCAGGAAAACCTAGGAATCCTCCTGAGAGCAGAGCTTAACCTGTAAAACAACCTTGGGCTGGAGAAGTATTTACTGTGCCTACATTAAATTAAGAGGAGGTGCCATCTGGGAGAATTTCAAAGTCCGTTTCAGCAAGCAAAAATCAGTAGCAGAATGCAGAGATTTATGCTGAATTTCTTGATTTATCTGAATCAGTGGAGAGCAGAGATTTATCTGATCTGTCTTAATCAAATTGCAGTGTGAGTGACACAAGCTTGCTTGTGCCCCAGCAGAAAATGGGATCTGTCCTGCTGAGGCTTCATGGACAGTGAGTGCCTCAGCCTTCACTGatgccagagcagaggggaagaaggggccattcttttccatttcacaCTTTAGATTCAGAGGACTCCATGTCTCAGCCACAGGAGTTAATTATCCAGCGGAATAAGCAACCTAGTGCAACCATACTGTGCTTTGACTAATTTTAATATCACTTCATCTTaatatgcaaaaataatttggtcTACTGAATGACTGCCATAAATAGAAACACAGTAGGTTACACTGTCAGCAGGCTGAACTGGGGCTCTGCTGTTTTGGGCTCTGCTTTGCTCATAGTTTGGGGTTCAGTGACTTTGGATAACTGAGCAGTTAATGCATATCTTGCATCTGCAAGTCTGATAATTTCACTGCATCCCAGTTCACTGCACCCAGCAGAGTCAGGGacccaggcactgcagagatgaagaacagaaggtaGGCAGTGGGATATTTCTTAGTCCAATCCTGCCTTGCTTTGTGGAAGGAGCAAAGAGCCACCTGTGAAGGCGCTGCTTGCCTGGGTGTGATGCACAGCCCTGTGGCAGCCacacagctgtggctgtggctggcGGGGAGGTGCCTCCTGTGCATCTGCTGCCTCTTTACAGCCTCCAGACAGGAGCTGTCTCCATCCCACCTGGAAGGAGTTATACTGGAGCTTGTACTTGCTGAAGCAGAGGGGGGAATTCTGCCGGTTTGttcaaaataattgttttggtTCAGTGTCTGGAATCAGGGGAAGTTGTGCTACAAAATGGGCCAATTCCTTAGCTTATTTACACCCTAAAGCCAGGCCTTTTATTTATCTGCTGCTACTTTTTTCTTGACAGTCCCCACTCAGCAAACTTTTAAGATCTTTGCACTATCAACAGTGGCACAGCTGACTGCAGTGGAGATGCTCAGGGTGCTGAGTTTGTCACCAGAGACGGAGATGAGGACACATGTGCTGTTGGACACAGGGCTcacctctcctctctccctgccacttTACCTGGCCCTGCAGTAATGATGCCATTTTCATTCTCACCACTGTAGATGCTCCATGCACATTGCTGAGGGTATTCACATCATACAGAGCCATACCTGGGTAGGGAGTGACTTGTCCACAGCTCCACAAGAATATCAATATGACAAGTGCTCAGTGCTACCCTGTGCCTATAAAGCACTTGCAAAGGATGAAGGAGGCTCTAGCCCTTGGAGACAGGACCCTGTGAGGCATGAGCTGTGCTCACTGTGTGGAATGGAGGCTAAAAACTGACCCCTCCAGACATGAGCTCAGTTTGTGCAccaatttctgctttctctgctctgtATTTATCAATGAAGTAGGAGCTGGAAGCCTTATATTGCTCTAAAGAGAGGAATGGCTATAACAAGGTTAGCAGCCCCCTAGAAACccatttaggaagaaattttattCTGTGCTCCTACCtcagaattaattttcattgtttcctCGGTGTGGTAGAGTAGGAGCTTCTGGCCAGAAGAGGTGAGATTAACGTACACCTGGAGGCAGGGGTACTGAGAGATTTTCCAGCAGTCTGGGCCGCAGTTAAATGAGCAGTTGAAGGTTTCTGTGATGGATGCATTGAGAAGCGAGCACTGAGTCTCTTCTGTCCAGACACtaagtaggaaaaaaagagacatgaAAGCATGGCAAGAATGGGCAATAAGGAGTAAATACATCTCAGGCTTCCCATCAGGAATATGCTGAAGGCATCTTGTAGGAGAGGGTACATGTTGCAGGGCTCTAAGCAAAGCTTGGAAATTCTTGCTTCACACATCACAGACAGTGTTTTATTCTGCAGTACCCAAAGTTTAGGCTTTGGGCACAAAACTACCCTATTCATTTATGCCTGTGTGTAAAGGGAACTGGAACTTTGAGTCTGGAGAAGGAGTATTTGAAACAGTATCGGCAGAGAAGCTGAGCAGCTTGCCCTGGGGAGAACACAACGCACTCAGTGCTGCCTTATGACAAAACACCCTAGGCCAAGACTGGAGGGTTAACCACCAAGTTCAGGTCAATTTAAAGTGAAGGTTGGGAGGACAATTTTGAATTACCAGGGCATGTATACGCACATGCATGAAAACACAGTAACTCACAAATTGCACCCCATGCAGCCCTACCTATGGCAAAACTTTTTCTAGTGGTAgtttgctctgttttctctAAGTTAATTCAATGGTTGCAACCATTCTGTACGATTTCAGCTTATCTCCAATTCACCAGAGGCTAAAACTGTAACGATGGAGCCTGGGTGTGCACTAGCAATGTCCCCTTGGGTCTCTGGCATGTACTTAAAAATCTGCAGCTGTATTTTCCTTGGGGAAAGGGCACATTGAGGGCTCTGCAAAAAGGTAAGGTTTCATCCAGGGTTCCTTTTTAACCCTGTTCAGCCCCTCAGCTCACCCTCAATGGCTGTTCTGCCCTACCCTGCGTGGGCTGAAGGTCTGTTTGCCTCTCAACAAACCTACATAAGGCTTTACATAGTTAGCGATATCCAAGATTTCTGACTAATTGTATTGCTATCTTACTTTCACAGTAATTCTGCTTGTATATTccattttacatttatattaaACTATGCTATGATTTCTGGGGGGAAATCaagcaaaaggattttttttccctcctgggcAGTATTTATTGGTGGGGTATTGCTGTAAAGCAGAAAAACCCCTGAGGGGATGTGACTGTGTGAAGAGAATTGACAGCAAAGACTTCTGGGTTGTCTTCTCCTCACTTTCACCTTTCTGGCTGCTGTTTTATTCATGCAGGGGGGTAATAAAATAACACCTACCTACCACAAACTTGTGAAGATGGAATATTTGATACTCTGTAGGTGCTTCCATATCTTCTGgcaatttttttcacatagCTTGTAATATAAATCATCTCTTTCCACATGAGCGATTTTGACCTTAGCAGCCTCTGCAATTGACCCTGATATTGCTGAAAGGTCTAGGACAGCAATTTGGAATAGCAAATGCTCTTGGATACTTAAGAGGTCTTGATCTCAGTTTTCAAAATCTAAATTTTGTCTGGCCTTGAAAATGGACAAATAACTTTATCACATAAATAAGATATTGTGAATCAGTACGGCTCATCCTCATCACTACTTATTCCTTATCATTGCAGGGTCAAGAAGGAATATTCTCTTCCAGGTGCACCAGTATAATTAAGGATGTTCATAGCAGTTAACTGTAGGCACTTACTGCATAGATGCCTTTGGTGGATAAGCCAATATGTGTGAGACATTGGCTACTGCCCCAGGGTAGTTTGGGGCTTGACTGACTAATATTTTGATCTCCAGTtacacatttttcattcttttaactCCACCAATCAGGGCAGAAAATGCATCTCTGACAGCCTTATTACAGTCTAGGCTGGGTTTTAAATAGGACTGGTGCTTGAAAACTGATTTCAAATGCTGCTAATGAATCACAGGCCGAACCCTCTGCTCCATGGCAGAGGAGAAAGCCAGAGAAAGCCTCAGAAAAATTAAGTGCAGTGCAATAATGATGAAAGATGATCTTTCACTTTCAGCAAATTACAATATTTCATAAGTATTTCACTTGCAAAGATGTAAGTAATAACCAACATGTAAAACTACATGCTACAAAGAgctagatttttttcccaaattaaTTCTACATCCTTCATTTGAAAGCATGTTGTTTCTCGAGGCTGCAAAATATTCCTGATTTTTATGCTGAGTTTGGGCTTTGCAGCAACAGCCCCTGAGAAGCTTATAGGGTTCAGCATAGTGCCGACCAGCTGATATGGATATTATGCTGGTGTTAAGCTGTGCCAAGTCTAAAGCCTGTGCATCAAGATTTTGTCACCTGGGGATCTATTTCTTCCCTCACTTTATGCTGGTGTTCCTCAAATTGCTTTTACTGTGGCTGTGCCTAATTTACACTGGGGTGAGGTGAGGAAGTGCAGTCAGGTCTATGTTGACCAAAGGAAAAATCATAAAACTTTAATAAAAAGAGTCAAAAGAATAATTCACATgaaggcagctggagcagcgaGTGTGAGATCAGGGACCATCATGAACTTACCTTTGCATGTAGGAGCGCAGCAGTGTGATCCCCAGGAGGAAGTACATCATGATAGAGCACACCATCATGGCCAGCCCGAGGAGTATGGCCCGGTCTTCTCCAGCTTTTAGGGCGGtgactgttttccttttgtccaGTAGATCATGATCCCT
This is a stretch of genomic DNA from Pithys albifrons albifrons isolate INPA30051 chromosome 11, PitAlb_v1, whole genome shotgun sequence. It encodes these proteins:
- the KCNMB2 gene encoding calcium-activated potassium channel subunit beta-2 isoform X5, producing the protein MSLCLTYPRNKWRNIYQKIRDHDLLDKRKTVTALKAGEDRAILLGLAMMVCSIMMYFLLGITLLRSYMQSVWTEETQCSLLNASITETFNCSFNCGPDCWKISQYPCLQVYVNLTSSGQKLLLYHTEETMKINSECSYIPKCGKNYEESMSLVNVVMENFRKYQRFSCFYDPEGGQKNVILTKLYSSNVLFHSLFWPTCMMIGGVAIVAMVKLTQYLSLLCERIQRINR